One Bombus fervidus isolate BK054 chromosome 5, iyBomFerv1, whole genome shotgun sequence DNA window includes the following coding sequences:
- the LOC139987233 gene encoding uncharacterized protein, with amino-acid sequence MSKDVSVAEETSTTSSQVYTCMRLNMNRIVLLSLVSLAASVPVIVQQNQNEFQPQLHGGFQPLERSDQEGLGTSSSGSYGSDYGGSYGGGSYGGGDYSGGSYSGGEYGGSYGGGFGGGDFGGGHGGGLEGSSGGHLESGGDHLGSDYSSLGGGYEGGDESGVSLDGGHSVVQSVPVSEHVEVTKPVPVKVVKHIGVPVPQILKIGVPHPVPVGVPQQYPVAHPVPKLVPVQVIKTVAVPVEKKVPFPVEKHIPVPVEKPIPITIEKHVPVPVIKPYPIKIPVYKTIYHHAKKH; translated from the exons ATGAGCAAAGATGTATCAGTCGCCGAAGAGACTTCTACAACTAGCAGTCAGGTGTATACTTGCATGCGCCTAAACATGAACAGAATC GTGCTACTTTCCCTGGTGTCCTTGGCCGCGAGCGTGCCGGTGATCGTGCAACAGAATCAAAATGAATTTCAGCCTCAATTACACGGAGGTTTTCAGCCGTTAGAAAGGTCTGATCAGGAAGGTCTCGGCACTTCCTCAAGTGGAAGTTACGGCAGTGATTATGGCGGTAGCTACGGTGGCGGTAGCTACGGTGGCGGTGACTATAGTGGTGGTAGCTATAGTGGCGGAGAATATGGTGGTAGTTACGGCGGTGGCTTTGGCGGCGGTGACTTTGGCGGCGGTCACGGTGGAGGCCTCGAGGGATCTTCCGGCGGACACTTGGAGTCTGGCGGTGACCACTTGGGCTCCGACTACTCCTCCCTAGGAGGTGGATACGAAGGTGGAGACGAAAGTGGAGTTTCCCTTGACGGAGGTCACAGTGTAGTGCAAAGTGTTCCCGTGTCCGAGCATGTTGAGGTAACGAAACCCGTACCGGTCAAGGTGGTTAAACACATCG GGGTACCGGTTCCTCAGATCTTGAAGATAGGCGTACCCCACCCAGTGCCAGTCGGTGTTCCTCAACAGTACCCGGTAGCTCATCCAGTTCCAAAATTGGTTCCTGTACAAGTGATAAAGACCGTCGCTGTGCCAGTGGAGAAGAAGGTTCCATTCCCGGTTGAGAAGCATATTCCAGTACCAGTAGAAAAGCCCATCCCTATTACGATCGAAAAGCACGTGCCAGTGCCAGTCATCAAACCGTATCCCATAAAAATACCCGTGTACAAAACGATCTACCATCACGCGAAGAAGCACTAA
- the LOC139987282 gene encoding uncharacterized protein isoform X2 — MEKIIVILTIVSSCCAGELGFGDHGLSLGEIAVGHGEEEIGLGLGGSEHEISLGGHGEGGHFIPSVKTIGIPVPKKVPLLIPHLQVQQIPQSYPVPVFVQKPVPYPVEKQVFSKVEKKVPTPVEKIIPVKIEKPVPFTIVKHIPVPVAKPIPIKIPIYKTVVHSSKSH, encoded by the exons ATGGAAAAAATC ATCGTAATTTTAACGATCGTTTCCTCCTGTTGCGCTGGAGAACTAGGATTCGGCGATCATGGATTAAGTTTGGGGGAAATTGCCGTGGGTCACGGCGAAGAAGAAATTGGTCTAGGTTTAG GTGGATCAGAGCACGAGATCAGTCTAGGAGGTCACGGAGAAGGTGGACACTTCATACCCTCTGTGAAAACAATTG GAATACCAGTCCCTAAGAAGGTTCCTTTGCTGATACCTCATCTGCAGGTTCAACAAATTCCACAGAGTTATCCAGTTCCAGTGTTCGTACAGAAACCTGTTCCGTATCCG GTGGAAAAGCAAGTATTTTCTAAGGTGGAGAAGAAAGTACCCACGCCCGTCGAAAAAATCATTCCAGTGAAAATTGAGAAGCCTGTTCCATTCACTATAGTGAAGCATATTCCTGTTCCAGTGGCGAAGCCTATTCCAATTAAGATTCCAATTTACAAAACAGTAGTGCACAGCTCCAAGAGCCATTAA
- the LOC139987282 gene encoding uncharacterized protein isoform X1, translating to MEKIIVILTIVSSCCAGELGFGDHGLSLGEIAVGHGEEEIGLGLGELGGSEHEISLGGHGEGGHFIPSVKTIGIPVPKKVPLLIPHLQVQQIPQSYPVPVFVQKPVPYPVEKQVFSKVEKKVPTPVEKIIPVKIEKPVPFTIVKHIPVPVAKPIPIKIPIYKTVVHSSKSH from the exons ATGGAAAAAATC ATCGTAATTTTAACGATCGTTTCCTCCTGTTGCGCTGGAGAACTAGGATTCGGCGATCATGGATTAAGTTTGGGGGAAATTGCCGTGGGTCACGGCGAAGAAGAAATTGGTCTAGGTTTAGGTGAATTAG GTGGATCAGAGCACGAGATCAGTCTAGGAGGTCACGGAGAAGGTGGACACTTCATACCCTCTGTGAAAACAATTG GAATACCAGTCCCTAAGAAGGTTCCTTTGCTGATACCTCATCTGCAGGTTCAACAAATTCCACAGAGTTATCCAGTTCCAGTGTTCGTACAGAAACCTGTTCCGTATCCG GTGGAAAAGCAAGTATTTTCTAAGGTGGAGAAGAAAGTACCCACGCCCGTCGAAAAAATCATTCCAGTGAAAATTGAGAAGCCTGTTCCATTCACTATAGTGAAGCATATTCCTGTTCCAGTGGCGAAGCCTATTCCAATTAAGATTCCAATTTACAAAACAGTAGTGCACAGCTCCAAGAGCCATTAA